The nucleotide window GGTTAAAACATTTCCTGGGTACATTTCGGTCTGAATACTGTTGAGTGCAGCCATTCTAAGGTATGCTAAAGATGTGCGATGCCACTCGTTCATATTTAAGTTGAATATATAGACTCTCATGTCGCAGCGAGTTCTTGAAATTGTTTTCCTGCAGTGTTTTCGTGATTTTCACTGTACAGCGTGAAACTTGGAAATATTTACTGTGCTTGTAAATAGAACTGCAACGTTTTAATTTCTATTGTTGAAACTGGAAAACTGATGAAACTGGAAATAATTCTTTGGAAGAGCGCCTTGATATCACAGGGGATGTGGATTAGGAgactattgaaaatattttttccattttaagtcTCCATAGCTActtgtaatatttaaataacactTAAAAGATTAAAAGTGTTGTAATTTACAAGGCAATCATGAGatttagaaaaatgttacattaatGTGATTTGATTGTTTGGTTTTACATTGTTGGGTGTGAACTACACTTTACTGAAATGTTCATTCTCATAAATCCATCACCCTTGGGAGAACTACTTTAAAAACAGCTTCTTCAGTAACTAAAATCAGTGCCATCACCAAGGGGTGacagtgtttaaaaatgttttgggtGTTGACTTTTGTTTGAGATTAATTCTGATGTAAGAAATGCTGTTGTATGTTGAAGCCGatacactgtgacacagctgggcgagctcctccagtcaggacaggaggctgttctgtacacagagggtggtgggggtggggaacaagctgcccagccctgtggttgaagccaataccccggctcctctccagacacagctgggcgAGCTCCTctagtcaggacaggaggcccttctgtacacagaggggggtgggggtggggaacaagctgcccagccctgtggttgaagccgataccctggcttctctccagacacagctgggtgagctcctccagtcaggacaggaggctcttctgtacacagagggtggtgggggtggggaacaggctggccagccatgttgttgaagccgataccgtGGCTTCTCAAGTTCTTTCAATCAATTAGCTACTTATTACCAAATGGGTTAGATGGCCTCCTCTACTTTGTGACTGTGTGCTAACATGGTGTTCAATATTTACTCTTCATCAGGCTCTGGTGTCCAGGGACAGGCTGGGAGGAGGTGACTGTGGCTGCGCTGACCGCTGAGCTCCTGGCCCAGGAGAGCAGGCCCGTCCAGCAGTGGACAGGAGGAAGACCGCTGAGCTCCTGGCCCAGGAGAGCAGGCCCGTCCAGCAGTGGACAGGAGGAAGACCGCTGAGCTCCTGGCCCAGGAGAGCAGGCCTGTCCAGCAGTGGACAGGAGGAAGACCGCTGAGCTCCTGGCCCAGGAGAGCAGGCCTGTCCAGCAGTGGACAGGAGGAAGACTGTTTGCTGGAGGTGTTGTAGTGCAGGTGAGGAAGGCTGTCAGGGAGAGTCGGTGATTCTCCTCACCCTCTTAGACCAGTATCAGTAAATCTAGAGGTTTGATTCATGATCTGTTCTTTCTTTAGATTTTTGAATGAAGGTGCTTTGTATTTCACGATGCTTTCCATCTCTGAATAAAGTTTTCAGAAAACCTTTCCTGTGTTTGTGGCTGTGCGTTCATGAACTTCTAAAAAAGTTACTCTAGGATTATTGTGTAACTTACCCAAATGCCAAATGGGTCAGTATATCATATCTACTCTGGTAACCTGCTTTATGGTTTTGTCAGTCCCCTGATGCCGAGATCTGGTTGAGGGAGTTAAATGGGCTTAATAAACAGCTCAATCATCTGATGATTatgttttgcaataaaaataataaggtCAGTGATTCAGTATTGAGAATAGACCAACAGATATTTCTTTGTGGTTTTAAATCCCACCCTTGTTCCCACAATACAGTTTAAAGACACATACCCATCAGCATGAGCGAGTCTGATCCTGCTGCCAAAAGCGCTTCTAAAGACTACTGAATACTCAGGCATATcgaagattttgtttttgcatttttattgagTTTGTACTCGTGGTGGATTGAGTTGATCAACTTCAGATCAAAACTAGATTGAGAGTCAATTTTAGCAGTCTACATACGAGATTGGTGCTAATTCAGGTTAAACAGCCTCAGAGGACAAAGGGACAATCTTCCCTCGAGAGACTTTGTGACGAATGTAATTCATACAGACATCAGTGTCGTCGATATTTGAGCCCTCAGCCCTCGTATTAGTGCTGTGTGTGGATCTGAACTCTCAGTATGTTCGGATTTTGCTGGTTGTTTTAGTCTGCTGTGTTCACTACATGTTACACAAACATAATGTGTAAACATGTTATATATACTGAAAGGAATAATCTATTCTAAAGGTTGTATTTTCCTGCCTGGAGACTATGGAGTAACATGCAACATCTTGGCCAGCTGTTTTAGGTGATAAAAGTTCTGCTGCTGTTAAACCGATGTTGTAAAAAGTACAAGCGAGCGAACTCTTCCTGAAAGCGTTTGCTTGCAATGAGACTGTCGAACTTGATCGACTCAGAATGAGCATGTGTCACAGAGCAGGGAAATCCACAAATATCTGCTCTTCTCTAAGAGCACTGAGTCCAGCGAACAGCAGAGGGCGATCTGACACTGTTGCTAATGAAAAGGGGGATTTAAAAAGCAGCACCAGTCTCCTGCTAAAATATTACAGATTCTCATTAGATTCTAGCTCTTGCGGAGGCGATCTTTGTGGGATCTGCAGTAATTCAAAGTATCGTTGCTTATTTAATTCATACACTTTTACTTGATTGAAGTCTCTTAATATAGAATAACTAAAGGTTGCGCTGCAACCAGCGACATCTACTGTCAGCTCCGGGTATCACCGCTCTGGCGTTGGAACCGGTCCTGATGTTTCGACAGGGCCGGGGAGAAAACTGAAGTCATCGACTGTTCCGTCTGCTTCTCCTCCCATCCTCAGCTCTTCCTCGATTATTCCCTGTTCTGTTCTCTCTCTGGTTTCTTCATCTCCCGCACTGGCGTCTGAAAAACATGTGCGTGAACACCGCACTCGATAACGAAAATATAAAACCCATGTAGTAAACgtaattttatatagcgcctttaaaagcaaatatctcaaagcgctttttgggggggaaaaatagTTGAAACAATGACAAAAATAGTAACAAAGAAACAGAAGGGTTTATAACGTCATAGAGGAAGCGATAAGCAGCgaattaaataaaagcctttctaaagcaggttttgagtctggatgtgAAGAGGTTTAGACCAGGGGACTCTCTGATATTCCTGGAGAAGAGAGTTCcggagctctggggtgcagcggGAGAAGACACTGTCACCCccagagtgtagacgggcttgggggacagacaggagcccAGAGTCAGAGGAGTGAAGGCTGTGAGCAGGATGATAGTAACTCTGAGGTGCCCAGCCAGACAGAGCCTTATCGGTGAGCACTTGAAGCCGACGCGAAACTTGCCAgaaagccagtgcagggactccaggacaggagtaatgtcaTCACTTGCACCAGACCTGGACAGGATTCTGGCGGCCAAATTCTCGACACTCCGGACTTTGTTTGAGCTCTGCTCGGAGTAGATTTAGACACCTCCGCAAGGGCGTTTGCAGTAACCATTTCgtgagaagacaaatgtgttgaccaGCTTACAACTGCTTAAAAACCTTTAAACGAACTTTTTCACCTTTGCACTCCTGTAACCCTGGAATTAAAAAAGACCTAAGGGTTGTTGCGACGCAGTTCGGGTCTCAGGGTAGGAACATTTCAGTACATCGGTTTACACGTCATTGGAAACGACTATCTGGGCCCAATGAGAGCGCGGTCTGTACAGTGAGGCGTAGGTTCAGAGACCAGCTCTTCCTCTTTCACCAGACGGAATGGACACCGTGCGGACGACATATAAGCCGCTCTTCCTCTGTGAGTAGAAATATTTGTATAGATTTTGTTGCTTTTATACGGCTCCCACAATGGAGCGGTGGATTAGACAAGCAGACCGTACGTGCAGAAGTGTTTTATAGATGACCACCATATATTATGTTGGGCGGAATGAACGTTTGCGTTGTTGCGGTGTTTTCTCTTCTGAAGGGGTGTATATAAAGGTAATATAGAATATATATTACCTATACACACAAAGGtgtgtacaatatatacagGCTGTATACACAGTGGAACATAGCTGAGGGTTGTAATGGGGGAAGGAAAAAGTGATATTGAACAAACCAGCAACTGGTCGCCACGAGTCTTTAGGAAGGTTACAAGTGTTAACAGAGCCCGGACAGAGCCGAGACACACAACTGAGCTGAACAACTGAACGATGTTTCGATGATCGAAAAACAAATGACCATTCAGCCTCACATAACTACCTAGAAAACaaattgatatctttattttgttgttcagtATGttcacacaaattaaaaatagccCAGCCGCGATCAAGAATCTGAATGAAAATATTGACAAAGTGGGACGTTGTCACCACCACGTTTTGTATGTCTGTCATATATGAGCACAGCTCTTATTATGTACAGGTGACTTCGAATGGCTTGGGAATCGCCTCAAGATACAGTGTGTTGAATGAGCGTGGCTGGGATCAAAGAATCAATTTTCTCCGGAATATGAATCTGGTCCATAGACTGCAGCGCTCGAGGTCTTGTTATTTATCACTCGATGTGGTTTAACACAGAGAATTGTGTCGCAGGACAACTAGGGTCTCGTCAGCTTCCTCGCGGCGATTTCTACAGCTATATAGTTATATAATAACATGTCATTTCAACCTCtatttaaaatccatttttttatGATGGGCAGAGTATCAGAATTCATAAATCCGTCGGCCCTGTTCAGGGTGCAAGGAAAGATCTTGCGTCCCGCCGGGTGTCTGAAAGGACTGTCGTGAGTTTCGTGTCTCAGGTGTCTTCCTGGCGGGGGGACTGTTCGCTGGATCGGCCGCGGTCGTGGAGCTGCGGGTCCGAGCCGGAGACACGGTCACCCTGCCCTGCGGCATCAGGCACCTGAAGGAGACGCTGTGGATGATACAGCGGCCCCTGGAGATGCCGCTCATCGCCGCCGTCGCCCAGGTCAGCGGCTCCCAGATCAACAAGAAGGTGGAAGAGGGGTACCGGTCTCGCCTCTCCCTCGTCCTCGAACCCTCGACCCTCTCCGTCAGCCTGACGCTCGCCAACCTGACGGAGTCCGACCGGGCGCTGTACTACTGCGCCGACAGAGCCGGCGGGCGGCTGCGCTTCGGAAACGGGACGGAGCTCGTCTTCCCCGGTGAGCCCCAGCCACCGCCCGACACCCCGATAACCCCTCACGCACACTAACACGCGAGCAGTTCCAGTCTGTGCACCCGCTCCCCTACACAGCACAGACACCCTGGGGTCCCACTCCTTCACTGTTCAACACTGCAGTCTTGTTCGGTACCGGTTCCGGTGTTGTCATGTTTGTACACGACCCTCCTTCCCCGTGTCTCTCGGTGCCTCATCGTTTCCCTATATAATTAACTGCGGACACAGGTACAAATTTGCCAAATGTTTCTGTGCCCGATCCTACCGTGTTTTATCACAGCCCCGGACGATAAACACTTGCAAGGTGTTCGGGTCATTTTGCCTCCCATAGGATCAAACACACCAAAGCTGTTTTTATATGACCTCGCTGAAAATTTATGACATGATTTCCACCCGCGAATCTTACTGTTTTGAGAAGTTCCGAACAATACTATACTTTGCATTGAGAAACTCATGACCTATATCACAGAAAATGAACATTGTCTGAGCTGTTACTTCAGATAGGCTGTCCAGCAGCAGTGAAGATGTTTTGAATTAGCCTCTCACCTGCTCTATCTGTGGTCCTGTAGAGGAACCTGACCGGACAGTGGTCAGTCCCAGTCCCTGCCTGACGTGCTGGACTCTTCTGCCCTCTGTGAGTGTGGTCTGTGTCATCGTGTCCTCCGTCTGCGTTTTCTCCTGCGTTTCCCTTAGAAGAGGTAAGACTGTCCACACGGCTGTGTTTTATTATGAAAAGTGAGATAGAAATCTTCTGCTTTAGTTAGGAAAACATCAACAGACACTTAAATGCGTGAAAGGCAGATGGAAAAACTCCAAATCTTTCATTGTGTTAttgtttcaaaaatgttttaagaataTTATAGTGTATAATTCTACTAGACCAGCTTGTCTTGTGTGGCTGTGAGTTTAACTGGACGATAGAacttctgtttttcagtgtcTCGAGTATCGGTTTAATTTTAAGTTTCACGCGTTAAACTGGAATGTTTTGCTTCTTATGCTAAAATCTAAATAAACTAAATGAAAACCTGATGTGAATTATCTACGTCTGTTTGCATTGACCTTTATAGCCAGTCCTAGTAGCTTTTTCAGTCCAAAGAAACTTTCTCAGTATTCCAGTTTGTCCCAATCCCAAGAAACACTTATTGTGGAAAAAGTAGAAAACGtcagaattaaatatttaagatcAACTCCAAGGGGTTTTTAATCTGATCTGCTTGTGTCTTTTAAAAAGACAGGTGAGGAAGATTTAAATTTCTCTTTCACACTTATTTATTTACAATCGACGctgaaaagtcatttttaaaagccATTTTTGCCTACTGCATCAAACTACTGAAAGTGCTGTATATTGTCTTTATATACTCAGATCCAGAGAGTTACATATTCTTCACCCTGATCTGACAGATGAACAAAACCATCTTTTACAGTGATGCTGGGAAGTGGAAAATATTTTGGGGTCACAGTGGAGTATAACTGTGTTTCCTCTTTGAAACCAGGCAGTAGAAGCTCTGAGACTGGAGGACACAGCGAGAGACAGGACAGTCAGGTACCAATCCGATTTTTATTTCAGACAGGACACTGTGTCTCAGATCCATCTAATAAtagtgatgatggtgtttgtgacGATGATTAGGGCAGAGAGTGGTTTATTTTTTGTGGGCtgttaagagtttttttttatgttgacaCTGATAAAAGATTGACAATCTTATCAGCGTGTGTCAGGAGGGTCAGAGATGAAAttagcagagtgtgtgtgtgtgtgttcaggcTCGTCCTCACCTCTCTCTCTATGTGTTtgcaggaggaggaggcaggaCTGCAGTACGCCAC belongs to Lepisosteus oculatus isolate fLepOcu1 chromosome 14, fLepOcu1.hap2, whole genome shotgun sequence and includes:
- the LOC138243375 gene encoding uncharacterized protein; the encoded protein is MDTVRTTYKPLFLCVFLAGGLFAGSAAVVELRVRAGDTVTLPCGIRHLKETLWMIQRPLEMPLIAAVAQVSGSQINKKVEEGYRSRLSLVLEPSTLSVSLTLANLTESDRALYYCADRAGGRLRFGNGTELVFPEEPDRTVVSPSPCLTCWTLLPSVSVVCVIVSSVCVFSCVSLRRGSRSSETGGHSERQDSQEEEAGLQYATIEISRQNTKYKKRGGYNTQPTTYAEIKHGRRV